A window of Ruania suaedae contains these coding sequences:
- a CDS encoding FAD/NAD(P)-binding protein, protein MSTDAAAGNADILAVGAGPQMLRALADLEIALETTPDRRRHRAPVRVVAVDPEDPGAGAVWRVDQPPALRMNVSAGIVDLRCPSVPWDLRQWHHHQLGTACDRYPSRSRVGRYLRWVWERLRSSPWFTLEHARATAVGVSPGPDGWSCRIEGEAPAQRATLAASRVLLCTGHRESAPFDYARLVAGEPSTAAGRTVLVEGAALTAFDAVMCLTAGRGGTWDRRADLAAVPRYRASGREPDRIVLSSRSGRMMLPKPVEPSRAMLAAVATLRRRWSTDPLGERWWDTLLEAARRAAAAHDVELDVAAARAWLDAPPALADSAAVAGRWREDLRRATGEPDADPAWWLGRAWAAAYPDLLASLERQDRREETWTTFRRRASTLERWAFGPPAELVAQLVALIDVGRLTVTIERVPPSPPGIVAHIAPGGVLPHARPWAAGVSAPVGSWRPGGRFVPGAPLWAGLLADGHVTVRPGETGVLTRPDGTCLRADGTTSAGLSALGRPTEGPVVDHDSLQRHLHHDATRWAAATAHDLLTPPARTSDRPDRPSQERPR, encoded by the coding sequence GTGAGCACGGATGCCGCCGCCGGCAACGCCGACATCCTCGCCGTCGGTGCAGGCCCGCAGATGCTGCGTGCACTCGCCGACCTCGAGATCGCGCTGGAGACGACACCGGACCGACGTCGGCATCGAGCACCCGTCCGCGTGGTCGCCGTCGACCCTGAGGACCCCGGCGCGGGCGCCGTGTGGCGCGTCGATCAGCCCCCAGCCCTGCGGATGAATGTCTCGGCCGGCATCGTGGACCTGCGGTGCCCGTCGGTGCCGTGGGACCTTCGACAATGGCACCACCACCAGCTGGGGACCGCCTGTGATCGCTACCCCTCCCGCTCCCGTGTCGGGCGCTACCTGCGGTGGGTGTGGGAGCGTCTGAGGTCGTCGCCGTGGTTCACGTTGGAGCATGCGCGCGCCACGGCCGTCGGTGTCAGCCCCGGGCCGGACGGCTGGAGCTGCCGGATCGAGGGCGAGGCGCCGGCGCAGCGGGCGACGCTCGCGGCCTCCCGGGTGCTGCTGTGCACCGGGCACCGTGAGTCGGCGCCGTTCGACTACGCCCGCCTGGTGGCGGGTGAGCCCAGCACTGCTGCGGGCCGGACGGTCCTCGTCGAAGGAGCGGCGCTGACGGCGTTCGACGCCGTCATGTGCCTCACCGCCGGCCGGGGCGGGACGTGGGACCGGCGTGCCGACCTCGCCGCCGTGCCGCGCTACCGGGCGTCGGGTCGCGAGCCCGACCGGATCGTCCTCTCCTCCCGGTCCGGCCGGATGATGCTCCCCAAACCCGTCGAGCCGTCGCGGGCGATGCTCGCCGCGGTCGCCACGCTGCGCCGGCGCTGGTCCACCGATCCTCTCGGCGAGCGATGGTGGGACACGCTCCTCGAGGCGGCACGGCGTGCCGCGGCGGCCCACGACGTCGAACTCGACGTGGCCGCGGCGAGGGCCTGGCTCGACGCCCCACCCGCACTCGCCGACTCCGCCGCCGTCGCCGGACGCTGGCGGGAGGACCTTCGCCGCGCGACCGGTGAGCCGGACGCCGATCCCGCCTGGTGGCTGGGCCGGGCGTGGGCGGCTGCGTACCCGGATCTGCTCGCCTCCCTCGAGCGCCAGGATCGGCGGGAGGAGACATGGACGACGTTCCGGCGCCGGGCCTCGACACTCGAACGATGGGCGTTCGGTCCCCCGGCCGAGCTGGTGGCGCAGCTGGTCGCACTCATCGACGTCGGTCGGCTCACCGTGACCATTGAGCGGGTGCCGCCGTCCCCGCCGGGGATCGTCGCCCACATCGCTCCGGGGGGCGTGCTGCCGCACGCTCGGCCATGGGCCGCGGGGGTGAGTGCGCCGGTCGGGTCGTGGCGACCCGGCGGTCGCTTCGTGCCCGGAGCACCGCTGTGGGCCGGTCTGCTGGCCGACGGCCATGTGACGGTCCGGCCCGGGGAGACGGGTGTGCTGACCCGTCCCGACGGCACCTGCCTGCGCGCGGACGGCACCACGAGCGCTGGGCTGAGCGCTCTGGGACGGCCCACCGAGGGACCGGTGGTCGACCACGACTCCCTGCAGCGGCATCTTCACCACGACGCCACGCGATGGGCCGCGGCGACGGCCCATGACCTGCTGACTCCACCCGCCCGGACGTCAGACCGACCGGACCGCCCATCCCAGGAGAGACCCCGATGA
- a CDS encoding pyridoxal-phosphate dependent enzyme: MTRLDRLFPRSAPVIHGKLDSLQLSGSIKERTAVALLAGLVRDGHLSPGGTVVESTSGNLGVALARLCAISGFVFVAVVDERANVAACRAMQAYGATLERVPTPPDGNRLAARLRRVRELLDAIPGAVTTDQYGNADSPAVHAASTYPEIVADLGRPPTHLYAATSTSGTLLGLQQAIAADGHDVELVAVDAEGSALFGGTPAERQLPGLGAGVETALSGSARPDVLHRIPESDMVLGCRLLARREGILAGASTGAIVAALGRDLARLSDDARVAVIVHDSGVPYLPTVYDDEWVADTFGTGPLEALAAGAPNPFGSSAA, from the coding sequence ATGACCCGGCTCGACCGCCTCTTCCCACGGTCCGCACCCGTGATCCACGGGAAGCTGGACAGCCTGCAGCTCTCGGGCAGCATCAAGGAGCGAACGGCCGTCGCCCTGCTGGCGGGCCTGGTCCGGGACGGCCACCTCTCGCCGGGCGGCACGGTCGTGGAGTCGACGTCCGGCAACCTCGGTGTCGCACTCGCCCGCTTGTGCGCGATCTCCGGATTCGTCTTCGTCGCCGTCGTGGACGAACGCGCCAATGTCGCTGCGTGCCGCGCGATGCAGGCCTACGGCGCCACGCTCGAACGCGTCCCGACCCCGCCCGACGGCAATCGGCTCGCCGCCCGGCTCCGGCGTGTCCGTGAGCTCCTCGACGCCATCCCGGGGGCGGTGACCACCGACCAGTACGGCAACGCCGACAGCCCGGCGGTCCACGCCGCCTCGACCTACCCGGAGATCGTCGCCGACCTCGGCCGGCCGCCCACCCACCTCTACGCAGCGACAAGCACCTCGGGCACGCTGCTCGGGCTCCAGCAGGCTATCGCCGCCGATGGGCACGACGTCGAGCTCGTGGCGGTGGACGCCGAGGGATCGGCCTTGTTCGGCGGTACCCCGGCGGAGCGTCAGCTCCCGGGACTTGGTGCCGGCGTCGAGACCGCGCTGTCGGGCTCGGCTCGTCCCGACGTCCTCCATCGCATCCCCGAGAGCGACATGGTGCTGGGGTGCCGGCTGCTGGCGCGCCGTGAGGGAATCCTGGCCGGCGCCTCCACCGGGGCCATCGTGGCCGCCCTCGGCCGTGATCTGGCCCGCCTGTCCGACGACGCCCGTGTCGCTGTCATCGTCCATGATTCCGGTGTCCCCTACCTCCCCACCGTCTACGACGACGAGTGGGTGGCGGACACCTTCGGCACCGGCCCGCTGGAGGCGCTGGCGGCCGGTGCACCGAATCCGTTCGGCTCCTCAGCGGCGTGA
- a CDS encoding DUF427 domain-containing protein codes for MRHPRPDPVGPGQESVWDYPRPPRVRGVDGLVTITLGGELIATTQDAVSALETSHPPVYYLPISAFGEGVLTAGEGSSFCEFKGAARYFDVHGGGQTRLAAAWTYPRPNPGYEALADRVAVYAQGMDECTVAGEVVRPQPGQFYGGWVTSSVAGPFKGEPGSMGW; via the coding sequence ATGAGACATCCACGGCCCGATCCGGTCGGCCCCGGGCAGGAGAGCGTCTGGGATTATCCGCGCCCGCCGCGCGTGCGAGGCGTCGACGGTCTCGTCACGATCACCCTCGGTGGCGAACTGATCGCCACCACGCAGGATGCGGTGAGCGCGCTCGAGACCAGCCATCCGCCGGTGTACTACCTGCCGATCAGCGCGTTCGGCGAAGGTGTGCTGACAGCCGGCGAGGGCTCGTCGTTCTGCGAGTTCAAGGGCGCAGCCCGCTACTTCGACGTGCACGGCGGCGGGCAGACCCGCCTCGCCGCGGCCTGGACCTATCCCCGCCCGAACCCCGGCTACGAGGCACTCGCCGACCGCGTCGCCGTCTACGCCCAGGGGATGGACGAGTGCACCGTGGCCGGGGAAGTCGTCCGACCACAGCCGGGCCAGTTCTACGGCGGCTGGGTCACGTCCTCGGTGGCGGGGCCCTTCAAGGGTGAGCCGGGATCGATGGGATGGTGA
- a CDS encoding UbiA family prenyltransferase: protein MEPSTHCDDATRRPRWAGLLAASHPGPVVLVTLLATAFAVGIGASAGAVVLVTLAVLAGQLSVGWSNDWIDAGRDRVTARPDKPVVTGAVSVTVLRRCALAALLACVVLSLATGWVPGAVHLAAVASAWSYNLLLKSTPLSWLPYALSFGLLPMFVVLACLPPAGTAPWAIGATALLGVGAHVANTLPDLEDDRRTGVRGLPHRIGPAASRLLAPVVLVTATAVVVLGPDRQPGALVWGGAGVALVLAVAAGVVARTRPRSRMPFSLSMAVAAVCVLLLVLAAPEVAEGA, encoded by the coding sequence GTGGAACCGAGCACGCACTGCGATGACGCCACCCGCCGGCCTCGCTGGGCCGGGTTGCTCGCAGCCAGCCACCCCGGCCCGGTGGTGCTGGTCACCCTGCTCGCCACCGCGTTCGCCGTGGGGATCGGGGCCTCGGCGGGCGCCGTCGTGCTGGTGACGCTGGCCGTCCTGGCCGGCCAGCTCTCGGTGGGCTGGTCCAACGACTGGATCGACGCCGGCCGCGACCGGGTCACTGCGCGCCCGGACAAGCCCGTGGTCACCGGTGCGGTCTCGGTGACCGTGCTCCGGCGGTGCGCACTGGCGGCGCTGCTGGCGTGCGTGGTGCTCTCGCTGGCGACCGGGTGGGTACCGGGCGCGGTGCATCTGGCCGCGGTGGCCAGCGCCTGGAGCTACAACCTACTGCTGAAGTCGACGCCGCTGTCGTGGCTGCCGTATGCGCTCTCCTTCGGTCTGCTGCCGATGTTCGTGGTGCTCGCGTGCCTGCCTCCGGCCGGCACCGCCCCGTGGGCGATCGGGGCGACGGCGTTGCTCGGCGTGGGTGCGCACGTCGCCAACACCCTGCCCGACCTGGAGGATGATCGCCGCACGGGGGTGCGGGGCCTGCCGCACCGGATCGGGCCGGCGGCATCGCGGCTGCTGGCGCCGGTGGTGCTGGTCACTGCCACGGCGGTCGTGGTGCTCGGCCCGGACCGGCAGCCCGGAGCGCTGGTGTGGGGCGGAGCCGGTGTGGCCCTGGTGCTGGCGGTGGCCGCGGGCGTCGTGGCGCGCACGCGACCACGCAGCCGGATGCCGTTCTCGCTGAGCATGGCGGTGGCGGCGGTCTGCGTCCTGCTGCTGGTGCTGGCCGCACCCGAGGTGGCCGAGGGCGCGTGA
- a CDS encoding type III polyketide synthase has product MVHLLAVGRALPGDPHPQQEITDAIGSMLTGDPVRLRALHRLHAATGVRSRHLALPLEEYGSLTSFGQANDAFIREGTALAEQACRAALDAAHLEPAACDVLVSTSVTGIAVPSIDVGLVATLGLRSDLRRMPSFGLGCAGGAASLAQLRDYLLGHPGHAGMLVSVELCSLTIQRGDDSTANLVASGLFGDGAAAVVMVGDEHPMAGAPESIEVVDAASALYPGTTEQLGWRISETGFSILLSPGLPDSVAKHLAGDVDALLTMHGLTRADVAAWVVHAGGPRIFDAVGDALDLADGELDLSRASLAAVGNLSSSSVLHVLADTLERGRPGPGDYAVLMAFGPGVTAELVLLRRPERG; this is encoded by the coding sequence ATGGTGCACCTGCTGGCCGTCGGCCGCGCTCTTCCCGGCGATCCGCATCCGCAGCAGGAGATCACCGACGCGATCGGCTCGATGCTGACCGGGGATCCGGTCCGCCTGCGCGCCCTGCACCGCCTGCACGCCGCGACGGGGGTGCGCAGCAGGCACCTCGCGCTGCCCCTCGAGGAGTACGGCTCGCTCACCTCCTTCGGCCAGGCCAACGACGCCTTCATCCGCGAGGGCACCGCACTGGCCGAGCAGGCCTGCCGGGCGGCGCTGGACGCGGCGCACCTGGAACCCGCCGCGTGCGACGTCCTCGTGTCCACCTCGGTGACCGGCATCGCCGTACCCTCGATCGACGTCGGGCTCGTCGCCACCCTCGGACTGCGATCGGACCTGCGCCGCATGCCCTCCTTCGGGCTGGGGTGCGCCGGCGGCGCCGCCTCCCTCGCGCAGCTGCGCGACTACCTCCTCGGCCACCCCGGCCACGCCGGCATGCTGGTCTCGGTGGAGCTGTGCTCGCTGACCATCCAGCGCGGCGACGATTCCACCGCGAACCTGGTCGCGAGCGGACTCTTCGGCGATGGCGCCGCCGCCGTGGTGATGGTGGGCGACGAGCACCCGATGGCCGGTGCGCCGGAGAGCATCGAGGTGGTCGATGCCGCGAGCGCGCTCTACCCCGGCACCACCGAGCAGCTCGGCTGGCGCATCAGCGAGACCGGGTTCTCCATCCTGCTCTCCCCGGGCCTGCCGGACTCCGTCGCCAAGCACCTCGCCGGTGACGTCGACGCCCTGCTCACCATGCACGGGCTGACGCGCGCCGACGTCGCAGCCTGGGTGGTGCACGCCGGTGGCCCGCGGATCTTCGACGCGGTCGGTGACGCCCTCGACCTGGCCGACGGCGAGCTCGACCTCAGCCGGGCGTCGCTGGCGGCGGTGGGCAACCTCTCCTCCTCCTCGGTGCTGCACGTGCTCGCCGACACCCTCGAACGCGGCCGGCCCGGGCCGGGTGACTACGCTGTGCTCATGGCTTTCGGCCCCGGTGTCACCGCCGAGCTCGTGCTGCTGCGACGCCCGGAGCGAGGGTGA
- a CDS encoding isoprenylcysteine carboxyl methyltransferase family protein: MMAIFVAVIAATALERVLELIVSARNARWAFDRGGVESGRGHFPAMVALHTALLIGAVAEVWIADRPFLPALGWAALAAVVAGQTLRWWCITSLGPRWNTRIIVVPDLPLITRGPYRWFSHPNYVAVVLEGIALPLVHTAWVTAIAFTVLNAILLLGFRIPAEERALAGPAGHRP, encoded by the coding sequence ATGATGGCGATCTTCGTCGCCGTCATCGCCGCCACTGCGTTGGAGCGGGTGCTCGAACTCATCGTCTCGGCCCGGAACGCGCGATGGGCGTTCGACCGCGGTGGCGTGGAGTCCGGGCGCGGGCACTTCCCGGCCATGGTGGCCCTGCACACCGCGCTGCTGATCGGCGCCGTGGCGGAGGTGTGGATCGCCGACCGGCCCTTCCTCCCCGCCCTCGGCTGGGCGGCGCTCGCGGCCGTGGTGGCCGGCCAGACGCTGCGGTGGTGGTGCATCACCAGCCTGGGCCCGCGGTGGAATACCCGGATCATCGTGGTGCCGGACCTGCCGCTAATCACCCGCGGCCCCTACCGCTGGTTCAGTCACCCTAATTACGTGGCCGTCGTCCTCGAGGGGATCGCCCTGCCGCTCGTGCACACCGCCTGGGTCACTGCGATCGCCTTCACCGTGCTCAACGCGATCCTGCTGCTCGGTTTCCGGATCCCCGCCGAGGAGCGGGCACTGGCAGGCCCGGCCGGTCACCGGCCGTGA
- a CDS encoding NAD(P)/FAD-dependent oxidoreductase — MTGPQERTDVLIMGGGPVGLAAAIEARRAGWEVIVLEPRTGPIDKACGEGLMPGALAGLRRLGVDPAGHVLAGISYRDGRRVVDHRFRTGPGRGVRRTTLHAAMRERATELGVQIRSTKAESIEQDSQSVRAAGVSARWLLACDGLHSTARRLCGLEIAGTGDRRFGLRRHFRVRPWSDLVEVHWGAGVEAYVTPVAEDVVGVALLGGRGMDFDARVGEIDELAGRLSAAEPLGAVRGAGPLRQRSRRRVAGRVRLVGDASGYVDALTGEGLSVGLAQARVAVDTLDAGPQAYEQAWARATRDYRVLTGGLVRWATSPARPAIVPVAAALPGLYGAIVERLAHRA; from the coding sequence GTGACCGGGCCGCAGGAGCGCACCGACGTCCTGATCATGGGAGGCGGGCCGGTCGGCCTGGCCGCCGCGATCGAGGCCCGCCGCGCCGGGTGGGAGGTGATCGTGCTCGAACCGCGGACCGGGCCCATCGACAAGGCGTGCGGGGAGGGTCTGATGCCCGGCGCGCTCGCCGGCCTGCGCCGGCTGGGCGTGGACCCCGCGGGCCATGTGCTGGCCGGCATCAGCTATCGCGACGGCCGCCGGGTCGTCGACCACCGGTTCCGGACGGGACCGGGCCGCGGGGTGCGGCGCACCACCCTGCACGCGGCGATGCGGGAACGGGCCACCGAGCTGGGCGTGCAGATCCGCTCCACGAAGGCCGAGAGCATCGAGCAGGACAGCCAGAGTGTGCGCGCCGCCGGTGTCTCGGCCCGGTGGCTGCTGGCGTGCGACGGCCTGCACTCGACGGCCCGCCGGCTCTGCGGGCTCGAGATCGCCGGCACCGGAGACCGCCGGTTCGGGCTGCGCCGCCACTTCCGCGTGCGCCCGTGGAGCGATCTGGTCGAGGTGCACTGGGGCGCCGGCGTGGAGGCCTACGTGACGCCGGTGGCCGAGGACGTCGTCGGGGTTGCGCTGCTCGGGGGCCGGGGCATGGACTTCGACGCCAGGGTGGGCGAGATCGACGAGCTCGCCGGCAGGCTGTCCGCCGCCGAGCCGCTCGGCGCGGTGCGGGGGGCGGGGCCGCTACGCCAACGCTCCCGACGGCGGGTGGCCGGCCGGGTCCGCCTGGTCGGGGACGCCTCCGGTTACGTGGACGCCCTCACGGGCGAGGGCCTCAGCGTCGGGCTCGCGCAGGCGCGGGTAGCGGTGGACACCCTCGACGCCGGCCCGCAGGCCTACGAGCAGGCCTGGGCCCGCGCGACCCGGGATTATCGCGTGCTCACCGGGGGCCTCGTGCGTTGGGCGACCTCGCCCGCGCGGCCCGCGATCGTGCCGGTGGCGGCCGCCCTCCCGGGTCTCTACGGGGCGATCGTGGAGCGGCTCGCCCACCGAGCATGA
- a CDS encoding discoidin domain-containing protein — protein MRDHPRRSGSRRAAAAGVILALVGSLLTALAVPAFAAPDPTSVESYAPEGTANLAPAGLVTVSSSQGGASPAILNDGASGHPELGVWVADETGVDAGGWVQLDLPRESELSRVVVFPRGDPGFYGFYYPIDFTVSVLDAEGETVAEERVVHDDSPEAVVTEPDVVDFDEPVTGVAVRIDVTTRQSREGGILQFSEIAAFGVAQDGPDYQPVGTDNLSVTSSVIASSSYEQPGESWAARFAIDGDTARTSGWSTDPYARVQDPSTSASLQLQLQCESDLSRVVVFPREKSFPRDYRIQISDDASTWTTVAESLENAPDESEPQVFDLAGEPTARYVRLFVDTRNGPAGVDGYLVQLAEIAVYGQGGSCVNQVKPALLLEPGTSDDTWFADTTEDAAYEVSSSAPEVATVAADGTITAVAPGEATITLTTGETTLSVPVEVAENVERIGDDFAITVFWAPLPEYVNDEQYDYLADAGIDIVQASQLTATREVNLEMARLSHERGMQTIVQDQAATGSFTTWSEQEAGEWAQTYTNVPGVGGFYLIDEPADATRYATAFNGIRDAAPEYYPHLNFFPYGYYGGADQNDAAMRAWLDATAPHAIDEPDYLMYDLYPFLIEGTNFEGLFTNLDTVREVGLEYDIKTAMYLQSVGIPGAYRRTNPTEITYEANLAMAYGYKQLSYFTWWTPTDRGEPFTDAIMTADGQPTDLYEPVQDLNAQIHALGPTLMRLDAQEVYLAGATYGQQPVPEDFFVQPQSEGDLVLSHMVDRTNEDEYLFVVNNSFTDGQDAALAFEDPATRLQEVSRVDGSLGEIVSVAGDGEGASGLLERELQPGEGVLYRIATDDPIDPVDPDPTDPPTEEPTDEPTDDPTPDPTEEPTDPAGEAPTDEETPGSNAGEGSDGGLPVTGAQGPWALVALAAMVMAGGALLVRRARAWHPAG, from the coding sequence ATGCGGGATCATCCCCGGCGGTCCGGTTCGAGGCGAGCGGCAGCAGCCGGCGTGATCCTTGCTCTCGTGGGCTCTCTGCTGACCGCTCTCGCGGTCCCCGCGTTCGCGGCGCCGGACCCGACGTCGGTGGAGTCCTACGCACCCGAGGGAACCGCGAACCTCGCCCCGGCCGGCCTCGTCACGGTGAGCAGCTCCCAGGGCGGCGCCTCGCCCGCCATCCTCAACGACGGCGCCTCGGGCCACCCGGAGCTGGGTGTCTGGGTCGCCGACGAGACCGGCGTCGACGCCGGTGGATGGGTCCAGCTCGACCTGCCGCGCGAGTCCGAGCTCTCCCGCGTCGTCGTCTTCCCGCGGGGCGACCCGGGGTTCTACGGCTTCTACTACCCGATCGACTTCACCGTCAGCGTGCTCGACGCCGAAGGGGAGACCGTCGCCGAGGAGCGCGTCGTCCACGACGACAGCCCGGAGGCGGTCGTCACCGAGCCCGATGTCGTCGACTTCGACGAGCCGGTCACCGGTGTCGCAGTCCGTATCGACGTGACGACCAGGCAGTCCCGGGAGGGCGGGATCCTGCAGTTCTCCGAGATCGCCGCCTTCGGTGTCGCGCAGGACGGGCCCGACTACCAGCCGGTCGGCACCGACAACCTCTCGGTGACCTCCTCGGTGATCGCCTCCTCCAGCTATGAGCAGCCGGGGGAGTCCTGGGCGGCACGCTTCGCCATCGACGGTGACACCGCACGGACCAGCGGGTGGAGCACCGACCCCTACGCGCGCGTCCAGGACCCGAGCACCAGCGCCAGCCTGCAGCTGCAGCTGCAGTGCGAGTCGGATCTGTCCCGCGTGGTCGTCTTCCCCCGGGAGAAGTCCTTCCCCCGCGACTACCGCATCCAGATCTCCGACGACGCCTCCACCTGGACGACCGTGGCCGAGAGCCTGGAGAACGCGCCGGACGAGTCCGAGCCGCAGGTCTTCGACCTGGCGGGCGAGCCCACGGCCCGCTACGTGCGGCTGTTCGTGGACACCCGCAACGGCCCCGCCGGCGTGGACGGCTACCTCGTCCAGCTCGCCGAGATCGCCGTCTACGGTCAGGGCGGGAGCTGCGTGAACCAGGTCAAGCCGGCGCTGCTGCTGGAGCCGGGAACCAGCGACGACACCTGGTTCGCCGACACCACCGAGGACGCGGCGTACGAGGTCTCCTCCTCGGCGCCGGAGGTCGCCACGGTCGCTGCCGATGGCACGATAACCGCGGTCGCGCCCGGTGAGGCGACCATCACCCTGACCACCGGCGAGACCACTCTGAGCGTGCCGGTCGAGGTGGCCGAGAACGTCGAACGCATCGGTGACGACTTCGCCATCACCGTCTTCTGGGCGCCGCTGCCCGAGTACGTCAACGACGAGCAGTACGACTACCTGGCCGACGCCGGGATCGACATCGTGCAGGCCTCGCAGCTGACCGCCACCCGGGAGGTCAACCTGGAGATGGCTCGCCTCTCGCACGAGCGCGGGATGCAGACCATCGTCCAGGACCAGGCCGCCACCGGGTCGTTCACCACCTGGTCGGAGCAGGAGGCGGGGGAGTGGGCACAGACCTACACCAACGTGCCCGGTGTGGGTGGCTTCTACCTCATCGACGAACCGGCGGACGCGACGCGGTACGCCACTGCGTTCAACGGGATCCGCGATGCGGCGCCGGAGTACTACCCCCACCTCAACTTCTTCCCGTACGGCTACTACGGGGGCGCCGACCAGAACGACGCGGCGATGCGGGCCTGGCTGGACGCGACCGCGCCGCACGCGATCGACGAGCCCGACTACCTGATGTACGACCTCTATCCCTTCCTGATCGAGGGGACGAACTTCGAGGGCCTGTTCACCAACCTCGACACCGTGCGCGAGGTGGGCCTGGAGTACGACATCAAGACGGCCATGTACCTGCAGAGCGTGGGGATCCCGGGCGCCTACCGGCGCACCAACCCCACCGAGATCACCTACGAGGCGAACCTCGCCATGGCGTACGGGTACAAGCAGCTGTCCTACTTCACCTGGTGGACCCCGACCGATCGGGGCGAGCCGTTCACCGATGCGATCATGACGGCGGACGGTCAGCCGACCGACCTGTACGAGCCGGTCCAGGACCTGAACGCGCAGATCCATGCCCTCGGTCCGACCCTGATGCGCCTGGACGCGCAGGAGGTCTACCTCGCCGGCGCCACCTACGGGCAGCAGCCCGTGCCGGAGGACTTCTTCGTCCAGCCACAGAGCGAGGGCGATCTCGTGCTCTCGCACATGGTCGACCGGACCAACGAGGACGAGTACCTGTTCGTGGTCAACAACAGCTTCACCGACGGCCAGGACGCGGCCCTCGCCTTCGAGGATCCGGCCACCCGCCTGCAGGAGGTGAGCCGCGTCGACGGCTCGCTGGGTGAGATCGTCTCGGTCGCCGGTGACGGCGAGGGTGCGTCCGGTCTGCTGGAGCGGGAGCTGCAGCCGGGTGAGGGCGTGCTCTACCGGATCGCCACCGACGACCCGATCGACCCGGTGGACCCGGACCCGACCGACCCGCCGACCGAGGAGCCCACGGACGAGCCGACGGACGACCCGACTCCGGACCCGACCGAGGAGCCCACCGATCCGGCGGGCGAGGCGCCGACCGACGAGGAGACCCCCGGCAGCAACGCCGGCGAGGGATCCGACGGCGGGCTGCCCGTCACGGGCGCGCAGGGCCCCTGGGCGCTGGTGGCCCTGGCCGCGATGGTCATGGCCGGGGGCGCGTTGCTGGTCCGCCGGGCGCGGGCTTGGCACCCAGCCGGGTGA
- a CDS encoding MurR/RpiR family transcriptional regulator, with translation MGIPQGSDDDTSTFPADFGLRARLQAARPRLSRGMASLATLLLENPELPINLSSSGLAARAGVSPPTLSRFCKVLGYGGYLQLRVGAAADVGRSVAQDGLAGEPGAMVHPDMEDKELLRTFLSTHVQALQASADLIDLRHVREAARLIAESSRVDVYGVGGSGSVAGGLVERLFQVGINARGWSDLHMGVMSAACLDASAVAVGVSNSGVTSQTIEMLTMAREAGAATIAITSDHRSPLAELADLLIRTAPPDDYRDLGQLTASHTQVFAADLLYLLVSWHDPARSREHARRAQEAVTRLGAKPAPGGPATRPRP, from the coding sequence ATGGGGATTCCACAGGGTTCTGACGACGACACATCCACCTTCCCGGCCGACTTCGGACTGCGGGCACGGCTGCAGGCCGCCCGACCGCGCCTGAGCCGTGGTATGGCCAGCCTCGCCACGTTGCTGCTCGAGAACCCGGAGCTGCCGATCAACCTCTCGAGCTCGGGCCTGGCGGCCCGCGCCGGCGTCTCCCCACCGACCCTGAGCCGGTTCTGCAAGGTGCTGGGCTACGGCGGGTACCTGCAGCTGCGCGTCGGTGCCGCGGCCGACGTCGGGCGATCGGTGGCTCAGGACGGCCTCGCCGGTGAGCCGGGGGCGATGGTTCATCCCGACATGGAGGACAAGGAGCTGCTGCGCACCTTCCTGTCCACCCACGTCCAGGCGCTGCAGGCCTCCGCGGACCTGATCGACCTGCGTCACGTCCGGGAGGCCGCCCGGCTGATCGCCGAGAGCTCCCGGGTGGACGTCTACGGGGTCGGCGGGTCGGGGTCGGTGGCCGGGGGCCTCGTGGAGCGCCTGTTCCAGGTCGGCATCAACGCCCGCGGCTGGTCCGACCTGCACATGGGCGTGATGAGCGCGGCCTGCCTGGACGCGTCGGCGGTGGCCGTCGGGGTCTCGAACTCGGGCGTGACCTCGCAGACCATCGAGATGCTGACCATGGCGCGCGAGGCCGGGGCGGCGACGATCGCGATCACCAGCGACCATCGCTCCCCGCTCGCCGAGCTGGCCGACCTCCTCATCCGGACCGCACCACCGGACGACTACCGCGACCTGGGCCAGCTCACCGCCTCCCACACCCAGGTCTTCGCGGCCGACCTGCTCTACCTGCTCGTCTCCTGGCACGACCCGGCGCGCTCACGCGAGCACGCGCGCCGGGCCCAGGAGGCTGTCACCCGGCTGGGTGCCAAGCCCGCGCCCGGCGGACCAGCAACGCGCCCCCGGCCATGA